Genomic segment of Candidatus Protochlamydia amoebophila UWE25:
AAAGTTCTTGAATAGTAGAATTATTAAGAGGATTTTCTTTCATCCAATTAAGAAATTCGTGATAAAGCATAAGGAGTGAAGGATTTAGTTGATTTTGCAGAGAAAGTTCATATAAGTAACGAACTAGCTCTGCGCATTTTTTATGTTGTCTTTCCAAGGGGAGATTTAGAAACTTCCTGGAAGTAAAATTGTACATAATTAGAGATTAAGAATGACTTTTATGTAATAAATACTCTTCCAGATTGCCTTCAAAGAAATGGATGCCGTCTGGTTCAAAAGCAATAATTTTATTAGCTACAGTTGAAATAAGGTCTCGGTCATGGCTGGCTACCACAACGGTTCCTTTATACTCCGCTAACCCCCAGCCTAACGCAGAAACAGCTTCGAGATCTAGATGGTTATTTGGTTCGTCCAAAATAATTAAATTATGCTCAGATAAAAGCATTCCTGCTAAAATTAAACGAGCAGTTTCTCCTCCAGATAATGTTGCTACAGGTTTAAAGGCGTCATCTCCTCCAAACAATAATTTACCCATCACACTACGAATCTCTTGATCATAAATTCCTGGACGTCTTTCTTTCAACCAATCAAAGGCCGTTTTTTGCCCTTTTTTCTCGACAATATCGGAGTGTTCTTGTGGGAAGTAACTGATTAGAACTTGATGTCCTAGTTCAACTTGACCGTTATCTGGCCGTAAAACTTGTGCGAGCATCTTTAAAAGAGTTGTTTTTCCTCGTCCATTGCTTCCAATGATCCCAATTTTATCTCCTCTATCGAGTTCCATCGAAAAATGCTTGATAACAGGAGTGTTATCATAACTTTTACTTATTTCTTCAACTTTGAGTAAGATTTTCCCAGGCGCTTTCTCTGTAGGAATAAATCGAATATATGGACGTTGGATATTGGATTTTTTCAGGTCTTGAGGCTGCAAACGTTCAATTTCTCTTAGACGAGATTGTACCTGGCTTGCACGAGTTCCAGCTCCGAATCGAGCGACAAATTCTCTTAATTGAGAAATTTTTTTCTCTTTAGATTTTGCATCGGCATCTGCTCGTTCACGAACAGATGTTTTAGCAACGACCATTTCATCATAATTTCCTGGATAGATAATAATGGTTTCGTAATCAATATCTGCAATGTGAGTTGTAACAGAATTTAAGAAATGACGGTCATGGCTAATAACAACTAATGTTCCTTTATAATTATGTAAAAATTTTTCTAACCAACCAATCGAATCTAAATCTAAATGGTTCGTCGGCTCATCAAGTAGGAGAGCTTGAGGTTCGCCAAACAATGCTTGGCATAGTAGAACACGGAATTGAATGTCTGTAGGAACGGCATGCATCTTTTCATTGAAATATTCATTAAGAATTCCCATTCCTGCTAAAAACTCTTCAGCATTTGCTTCGGCGCTATAACCATCTTCTTCAGCAATGATACCTTCTAATTCTCCTAAGCGCATACCCACATCATCCGACATCTCTACTTCATAAAGGCTATCTCGTTCTTTTATAGCATCCCAAAGTCGTTTATTACCCATAATGACTGTATCAACAACTTTTTCATTTTTGAAAGCTTCAATATTTTGACGTAAAATCCCTACTCGATTAGGGAGAGTAACTGTTCCAGAGGTGGCTTCCTCAAAACCCATAATAATTTTAAGAAGTGTAGTTTTACCAGCACCATTTGGACCTGTCAAACCGTACCGGTTTCCTGCATTGAAAGTAATTGTGACATCTTCGAATAGAACACGACTACCAAAATTTTTTGAGATTTTAGAAAGAGTAATCATATTTTTTGCTAAGTACTTGGGTTTGGATTTTAAAACTCTAGCGGTGTCTAAAAGTAAATTTAATTTAAATTACAATCGCGAAAAAGGTTTTTTTAACGAGAGGCTGAGTAAAAAATGGTTCTCTCGGAAAAAATGACTCAATTTTGAGAATTTTCTCGAATACGGCTCTTTTTATACAAAATTGAACAAACTATATCACAAGATTGTACCGTTGACAAGTAGATATATAAATAAACCAAAAAGAGTATATGTTTATTAATTGAATTTTTTTTATTTTTTTATGGTTTTTTTTCTTGGGCTTCACTTTTAGTTTCGAGAGAAGTTTTTAAAATAGATTTGACTAAGTTGATCTGAGAAGCCGATTCTTTAAGCTTCAAATTGATCCAAACTAAATTCCTCTCTACGCATTCTCGTACATTTTCTGGAAGTCTAGCTTGTGCTAACATGGCATAGGAAGCCAAGAGCGCTTCTTCATATTTTCCAATCCAATAAGCGCAAATCGAGTATTCTAACAATAATCCCCAATCATAAATCCATTTTTCTACAAATAAAAGATCTGGACTATTTCTAAGAGGAAGGCCTTGAGCGGCAGTTTGATAGCCTTTTAAATAATTTTCAGATAACCGGTAATATTGGGCTAGTCGGTATAGGGGTTCTGCTCTTGTTGGGCGGTAAAGATAAGCTTGTAAATAGCTTTCAATAATTGTCTTTGGATTTGCATGAAGAGATTCATGTAATAAACCAATTTGTAGCAAAGACCAAAAGATTTCCTCATCCCATCCACCTAAAGCTATCCTTTTGTTATAAGCGGTGATCGCTTTTTCCTTCATACCAGCATCTTTGTATGTTTGTGCAAGGTAAAAAGCGTAGCGTAAATTATGGGGTTCTTCTAAGAAGGCTTCTTCTAATATAGCTGCATCTTTTTGATATTTTTGTGGATCTTTTGAACGAGCTCCATCGGTGCGTACGATGTTTGTAATGCCTGGCAAAATTTCGCAGTCTACCGTATTAGGCGTAGCTTGTAATAATTCATGAAGTACACCAACCCATTTCCAATTTAAGTGGTTATTAATGATCAGCGTTCGAAAATAGCTTGTATCATTAAAATTAGTTTGAACAAAGTAAAAATCTTTTTTTAGTTCAGGAAGTTTAAAATTTGGTTCATAAGTAAATGTTTCATCCGCATCGATGAATAAGAGATAGTCTGTTTTTTTAGAGGCGAGTTTTAAAGCTTCCGTTCGATTATGAGCAAAATTTTTCCAAGGGCGCTCATGTAATTCACCAGGAATGTCTTGCATGAATTGTTTAATAATGTCTTGCGTTCCGTCTGTTGAACCCGTATCCACAATTACCCAATAGTCAATAAGGGGCTTAACACTTGCTAAACAACGTGTAATCACTTCTTTTTCATTTTTAACAATCATATTTAGACAGAGAGTTTTTTTCTTGTCGGTAGCTTCTAAAATATGCGTTGGGTAATAAAAAAAGAAAAATAGACTTATTATATATATGAAAAAAAAGTGCTTTGAAATGAAAGATTGCCGAGAGATTAGATATTTCAGTTTAGAAGAAAAAAGATCAAAAAATTTTTTCATAGAATTGAGTTGGTAACTATTAATGAGATGACATCAAAAATGTATTTACAAGTCTTTTTTAATTTTTTATAGGTGCTTTTCTAACGTTTTTAACACTCAACTTAAGTATTAGGAAAGGAAGGTGATCCATTTAAACTAGTCTACAATGCATATGATTTTAGATTTAATAGATGTCATATTCAATGACAGATTACGAGTTTACCCATTTAAAAAAATCATTATAAAATTAAAAAGCTGGAATAACAGCTCCTCGGTAATGACTTTCGATAAAATCTTTAACCTTTTCCGAAGTCAGAACTTGTTTTAATATTTGTAGATCTTTTCTATTTGTTTCTCCGGCTCTGACTGCTACAACATTTACAAATTGAGAATTTTTGTCCTCTAAAGCAAGAGCATCTTTTTGCGGAGAAAGACCTGCTTGTAAAGCGAAATTTGTCGTAATGGCCGCTAAGTCTACATCATTGAGTGAGCGTGCTAGTAATGGAGAGTCAATTTCAATAAATTTTAGGTGATAAGTATTGTAAATAATATCAAATACACTACTCATCGCATCTGTTTTTTTCAGACGAATAAAGCCAAGTTGTTGAAGCATAGCTAAAGCTCTAGCTTGATTAGAGGGGTCACTAGGAATAGCTAAAGTAAGGCCATTTTTCATTTTTTTTAAAGACTTAAGTTTTTGAGAATAAAGTCCCATAGGTTCAAGGTGGACAGCAACAAGTGGCTCGAGTTGATAGCCAAAGTCTGCAATTTGTGCTTCTAAAAAAGGAAGGTGTTGAAAAAAATTGGCATCGACTTCCTTATCTTGAAGAGCTCGATTGGGGGTATGATAGTCATCGACTGTAATAATCGATAAATTGATACCCTGTTCTTTCAATTCAGGTTTAATAAACTCTAAAATTTCTGCATGAGGAACAGATGTTGCAGCTACTTCTAACTGTGTTTTTGAAGAACGTGAGCAGCTTGATAAAGCAACCAAAGCTACTAGAAGAGCAGGATAAAATGCTCCACTTATTTTTTTAAGGTATTTTTTCATTTATTCAAACCTTTGCCTCTTTTACGATTAATGTTTCTAGCGATTGCATGGCCACTTGCCTGAATAGCTTGCACAAGTAAGATTAGTAAAATAACCGTTATTGTCATTAAAAAAACATTAAATCTTTGATAACCATACTGAATAGCGATTTTTCCTAATCCCCCGCCTCCCATTGTGCCAGCCATTGCGCTATAGCCTACGAGATTAATAATTGTTGTAGTCATTCCAAGTACAATAGAGGCTAGAGCTTCAGGAAGTAACACTTTTAAAATAATCTGGATAGGAGTAGATCCCATGACCAGTGCTGCTTCTATGATTCCTTTATCAATTTCTTTTAGAGAAGATTCAATAAGGCGAGCTAAAAATGGTGTAGCGGCAATTGTCAAGGGAATAATAGAAGCTGTTGTCCCTAAACTTGTTCCTACAATCCAGCGTGTGAAAGGAATCAGAGCCACCATTAAAATAGCAAAAGGAAACGATCGTCCTATGTTCACAATCCAACCAAGAATTTCATGTAGCCAATGATTTTCTTTTAAATGCCCTTTGTCGGTAATGGTTAAAACAACTCCTAGAGGAATTCCAAATAACATTGCTAAGACAGCCGAACAAAAAACCATGTAAAGAGTATTCCAAAATTCAATAGGGATGAGAGAGAAAGCTAAGAGAATTTGGTTATGCTTCATAAAATGATCTCACAAATTATTTGCTTACTTTTTAAAAATGCTTGGGCTTTTTGGATATTTTGGGGTAACCCGGATATTTCTACAAAAAGGTTACCTACTATAGTTTTTTGTAAGTAATCCAACCCACCCGATAAAATATTGACTTCAATGTCAAATTGTTTGATAAGTTGCGAGATAATAGGTTCTTTGGCTTGATTACCTTCAAAACCCAGTCTGACAAGCAACTTATCAGGATTTCTTTGTTGGATCAAATCTACTGGAATCTGATCCCCATCTAAATGTAAAAGATGACGAGTCGCTTGATGTTGAGGGCGAATAAATACCTGTTTAACTTCTCCTTCCTCAACAATTTCACCTTCAGAAAGGACAGCGACCCGGTGGCAAATTTGTTTAACCGTTTCTAGTTGGTGTGTAATGATAATAATGGTTAAACCAAATTTTTGATTGAGTTCAGCTAAGAGTTGCAAAATAGAGCGCGTAGTTTTTGGATCTAAGGCAGATGTTGGCTCATCACATAAAAGTATATGAGGATGATTGGCAAGGGCTCGCGCTATGCCAACACGTTGTTTTTCTCCTCCACTTAAACTTGTGGGATATATTTCTTTTTTTTGTTCGAGTCCAACAAGGTTGAGAAGTTGATTAATTCTCTCTTCTTGAAAAACCTGTGAAATAAAACCAATTTCCATCGGATATGCAATATTTTCTGCTACTGTTCGAGAAGAAAAAAGTTGGAAATGTTGAAAGACCATACCCATTTTTTGCCGGATAGCACGAAGTGCTGCCGGATTTTTTTGAAATAAACTTTTTCCTTCAATTAAAATATCACCTTTTGAAGGGGCTTCTAAACCATTTATACAACGAAGCAGGGTAGATTTTCCAGCCCCGCTCATGCCAATAATGCCGTAAATGCACCCTGCGGGAATAGCAAGATCAATATCTTTTAATGCATATGTAGAGTGTTGAGAAGACGAATGAAGAAAGTTTTTAGAAAGTTTTTTGATTTCAATTAAATAATTTTTCATCAGGCTCGCTTCTCAATTGATATCATTATGAATACGGTAGATTTCTAAAAAATAAAGGTCTAAATTTTGAATTTAGAACTTTTTGGAATTTATGAAGAAGTAGTATGGATTAACTATCACACCCGACTACTAGTTTTTTTAGATTGAGATTGGAACTTTTTACTATTAGTAAGTTCAGAAAACATGTCAGTTGGCTGCTCATTAAGGTCCTGCTGCACAACTTTTTGCTTAGGCTTAGTTAAATAATCTTCATAAGAGACTCTTTGGTAAATAGGTTCTTTTTGATTATTAGAAACTTGATACAGGTTCGGATTTTGTCGATTGATCAGTAAACCTAATAAGCTTTTAAGCTGTTTTTTTAAATAATCATTCCACGTATCTTTAAAAAGGCTAAACTCCTGAGCTATTTCTCCTGTAGACAAAGTATCCCATTGACTAAAAATAATGTCTAAATCACATTGAAATAATTTATAGGTCGCATAGTCAGGATGAGTTTGAGTAGGGGCTATTCCATTAAAATATTGTCCAATAACAAATTGAATTTCTTGATTTGTGAGTTTACTTGCGGCAGAAATAAATTCTGGAAGAAATGTCTTAACTCCGTTATTTCCATTTACATGAATGCCTGGAATAGCAGTTGATGTCCCTTTGATGGTGATCTCATTTTTTTGTAAATCGTTTTTCATAGATTGAATCAGCTCTTGGATGTTTGCATCTTGAAGAGTAGTAGGTTCTAATTTTTCTAATCTATCAAGGATTGTTTTTATTTTCTCATTAATGGCTGTCGCTAGTTTTGCTTCTTCAGGGTTAATTTTATAAGAATAAAAACCGCTGGGGTTGGCTCTTTCCTTCAGATTTCTTTTTAATCTCTTAGATTCGAGTGTGTAATAGTCTGCTTCAGATTTTACTTGAGGATTTTCCAAAAATGAGGTCGTTGTCGCACCTAGCGGTTTTCTTTGTGTAGGGGGCGGAGGAGGGGGAAGAGGCGGAGGAGGGGGATTTATTGAAACGATTTGGTTAATTTGCCCATTTGGCGGAATTTCATGTTCTGTTGTAACATGCTCGGTTAAAGCAACAGTAGAAGGATCAGAGGAAATAATGGCTGGATTTGTATCAAAAGCATTGTGCTCAGCTTCAGAAACAGAGAAAGCGTTTGAGGGAGAATAATTCGTAGAGCAACTATTTGCTGCTTCAGCTAAAGATTGTGAAAGGGGATGAGGTTGAGAATTTCGTGTCAAATTGATAGAGTTAAGTAAAGTCTCTAGAAATTGCTTATCATCAAATTGTCTATTAAGAGGAGGCTTTTTGATGAAACGGAGAAAAAACTCCAGAAATCGCGGAAAAACGAAGGGACGAGAAAGTGTTGCTCGCATTTTTTTAAGCTGTTGCTCAAATGCGTCGACTAGATTTGGATTAAAAGCATCTTTATTATTATTGATAAATTGGATTACTTTTGCTTTGACAATTTCACAATCATTTTGATAATCGGCTGGAGGTACGACTCCATGACCAAAAACTTGAAAGTTTCCAACAGAATCGCAAGCCAAAACATTTCCACGATTGATGCCAATAATGATATTTGATAATTGAACATTAGCCATATGCAATCTTCTAGTTTAAGTTAAAAAACCTTTGTTTCTTATAAACTATTTCGAAAATATAAGCTAACAAAAAGACAATAACAGATTGAAACAATTATAAATATTTAGAATTAAAAAAAACTATTGAAATAAGAGGGATTTGGCCATAAATGTTTCAACCTTATTTTAAGCAAAGAATTGAAAAGAAATTTAAATGTTAAAAACTTTGACCTGTTGTTTAATCGAATTGCAAATTCGTTGGTATCGTATCTTAAAGTACTTTGATTTATGGGATTGATGGTTTTAGATCTAGCAATCTGAGCTTGCATGTCATGATAAGCGTTTGCCTGACAACTTGGCTCTGCTTAAGCATGTTACATAAGCTGTTTAATAAGAATTTGATGATTTTTCAGTAAATTAACAAATTCTTTGAATTCTTTTTAAAGATAAAGCTCTCATAAATTTATTCAGGAAATATTAATTAAAATTGAAAATAATTTAAATAAAAAAAATTTGATGAACTAATAGAAAATTCTTTGGTAAAAAATGTAGAATTTCTGACAAACAATTGGGAATTTAAGCTCTAGGGTGAGCATCGGCATAAACTTTCTGTTTGAGTTTTGTTGAAACCTGAGTATAGATAGTGGTAGTTGATAATGAACGGTGTCCTAGAAGTAATTGAATCGTTTTGAGATCCATTCCATTTTCAAGCCAATGTGTAGCAATTGTATGACGGATTGTGTGAGGAGTGACTTTACCAGCCAACCCACTTTTCGTCAGATACAAGTCAAACTTTCGATCGACGGATCGGGTGGTCAAACGGGTACCCCATTTATTTAAAAAAATTGCATTTGAATCAGATTCAGCTGAGTGAGTCTCTAAATTTTGATAACGCTCTATGTGTAATAGATAAGACTGGATCCATTTTGCAGCATTTTTAGTGATAGGAATAAGGCGTTGTTTTTTTCCTTTTCCTTTAAGCTTAATAGTCAAATTAGAATAATCAAAATCTTGCCGATCTAAGGAAACAAGTTCGCTCACTCGCAGACCTGAACTATAAAAAAGTTCCATGATTGTTCGGTCACGAAATCCTAGATAGGATGTAGTGTCTGGTTGTTCGAATAACAGACTGACTTGTTCATAACTCAAGGAAACAGGGAGTTTTTTATTCAGCTTGGGGCTTTCTAATTCTTCTGTAGGATTTATTTGAATCAAATTTTGCGTTTGAAGATATCTAAAAAAACTTCTTAAAGAAGAAAGACGTCTTGCAATCGTTCTTTTATTTTGTTGATTGGCACTTAGCCATGCTAAAAACCCTCGAATAGTTTTACGATCGATGTCTTCCAATTTTAAAATACCATCATGACAAGATTGACGTTGTTGATAACTTTCGCGAGCACAAATTTTAGGGCTAATATGTTCTAATTTACTTTCAGCAAATATTTGCTTTTCCTGATAATTTTTGAACAAATTTAGATCAATCGCATAATTTCGAATTGTATGCTCAGAAGCATTTTTAACAACTTTTAAATGTTCAAGAAATTGATAACAAGCCGCAATATACATGAATTTACCTTGCTCATATAAGACTATAAAATTTTATTACGATTTCAAATTAACTTTCGTAAAAGGAAATGTGATCAAATCGTTTGCCACAAAAGTATTAGCAAAAATAGTTCGAGCTTCTTGTTCAAATAATTTTAAATTTTGATAGCGAGCAGAAAAATGAGTTAAAATTAACTGCTTGGCATTGGCTTCTTTTGCAATCAAAGCTGCTTGCTTTGCTGTTAAATGGCTATGCAACCGGGCCAATTCTTTGTGTTCTTCTAAATAAGTACTTTCGCATAAAAGTAAAGTTGCATTACGAGCGATGTCAATAGCATTTTGGCAAGGAAGTGTATCTATCACTACAGAAAATTGATCTCCTTTTCTAATCCAGCTAACATCATCTAAATAAATGGTTTGCCCATCTAAGTTTAATTGTCCTTTTTCTTGCAATTCCTTGACTAAAGAGCCTCTGATGCCCCGATCAATAAGTTTTTGATTATCGAATTTTCTCGTATCTGCTTCTGTAATACGCCAACCGATATTTTCTATACCGTGTTGTAAAAAAGCCGCTTCAATTTTGAATCTTCCATCATCTTCGACTAAACCTGCTTTAGAAACTGGGTGCTCTACCACATGAATCATTTCATGATAAATTGTTCCATAGCGCAAACGATCAAAGTATTTTTTGCCGCTTGCAGGGTAATAACAATGAATCGGATGGCGCACTTTGTCTAAATTGAGACGCATTAAAATGGACCCTAATCCTAAACAATGGTCTCCATGAAAGTGAGAAATGAAAATTCGATTGATAACACTAGGAGCAATATTAGCAAAGATAAACTGTCGCTGAGTTCCTTCGCCAGGGTCGAATAAAAACCCCTCCCCATTCCATCTTAATAAATAGGCTCCATGATTACGAAAGCGTGTAGGTTGCTGACTTGAGCAACCAAGAATGGTTAGATCTCTTACAGACATATTAAGAATGGCTCCAACTGAAAAAATCCAATCGTCCCAAAATGATGCCGATTAAAGCCCCACTGAGATGGGCTGTATTAGCAATATGAGGAGCGATTTCAATTTGAAAGAATTTTTCTAAAAACAAAGAAACTAATTGTAAAAGGGCCATTCCTATAATGAAGAACATCATAAAAGAAAAAGATAAGCGATCTAATTGATACCCTTCCCAAGGAGTTTGATTCTGTCTGATCCAGATAAATGTTAACATGGCACATAGAATTCCTGAAAAACCCACAAAATTTGAGCCACTCATCAAATATTGGGATGTATTTGAAAAAATTCCCGTGATTAAAATGAATAACAAATACCGTGAAGCTTTTAATCGCAGTTCAAGTTGTTTTCCAAGGACCATTAACCAAAGCATATTGAAAAATAAATGAAAAATATCTCCGTGAAGTAAAGCAGGTGAAAAAAGGCGCCAAATTTGACCTTCACGAATCTTTTCGAACAAGGGGGGAGCTAAATCCCCTTTTAATGCGTTTTCAACTCTATTTTTTACAAATATTTCTTCGTAAAAACCTTTCCAAAAGGGAGTATGATGAATTTTTTGAAGTAAAATTTGTGCTTCCAAAGTTAAATTTGTGGGGTCTTTTAATCCTTCATAACCATACATATCAATAAAACGATTAATGAGTTCATAAAAGAGAGGATAGTCGTAAAGAAGGGTTTGATCAATAGGAGAAGAAACTAAACTTACAACTGATGTATTGGCTGGAATAGGAACAGAGGGTTTAATCAATTGAGTAGTAGCAAAAAGAATTGAACAAAGAATGAGAAAGCTACGGGTTATCCATCCCATTGTTGCTGTTTCCCAGCCATGTGTTTTTCGTGTTGAAGATGGTTCAATTTCTGGATTAGATATTGGAGATGGGGAGAATGAAGAAGATGAGATAGGCTGAACAAAATGAAAAATAGGGTCGGAGGGGTTTTCTTTGAAATGAGTCAACCACTGAATGGCTTGCTCTACTTGATCTTCGTCATGAATCCATATCTTACATTGACTCGAGCCGTAATCTGCACTACCCCAATCATAATTAGGTTCCATTTCTAGTTGATGTGCTATTTCTTTTTGATGAAGAAAAGATGAGAAAGTTAGTCCTTTTTTTTCATCTTCTAAGATGCCGATTATACGCATGATTCAAATTAGCCCCTGAATTTTTTTTATAATAGAAGAAGTAGATAGGCCTGGCATGAGGGGAACAATATGAATTTTTCCTCCATTTTGACAAACAGTTTCAGCTTCGATACATTGATGGCCATATTCAGAACCGTTGACATGGATATTAGGTTTAATTTTAGAAAGTAGGTGGCAAGGATCCATTTCTTCAAACCAAGTCACGAAATTTACAAACTCTAATGCAGCCATCATTTGGAGTCGATACTCTAAAGAAATCAAAGGGCGATTTGGGTTTTTATAGCGCTTAATGGATTCATCACTATTTAGTGCGACAATTAATACATCACCTAATTGAGATGCTTCATAAATAATTTGCAAATGTCCCGCATGTAGGAGATCGAAAGAGCCGTTCAATGTGACAATTACTGCCTCATTTGAACGAAGCGAGGTAATTTTCTGATTCAATTCCTCAGGAACAATGACTTTTTGTTTATAGGCAATTGACCACGGAACTAGCTCAATTGTTTTGCTCATCACTTACCCTTCACTTAACAAAGCTTCATTTGGTGTTTATTAGGAAAAGAAATTTTAAAGACTTGATCATAATGGTCAACAAAATGCACGGTAATTCCTTTTCGAATATATTCTGGGAGTTCTTCATAATCTCTAAGATTATCTTTTGGAAAGATTAAAACTTTTAGTCCCGAACGTCTAGCGGCAACAAGTTTTTCTTTCACTCCACCAATTGGAAGAACGCGGCCTGTTAAAGTAAGTTCTCCCGTCATCCCTAAATTATCTAAGACAGGGGTATCTAAAATTAAAGAAA
This window contains:
- a CDS encoding ribonuclease Z — protein: MSVRDLTILGCSSQQPTRFRNHGAYLLRWNGEGFLFDPGEGTQRQFIFANIAPSVINRIFISHFHGDHCLGLGSILMRLNLDKVRHPIHCYYPASGKKYFDRLRYGTIYHEMIHVVEHPVSKAGLVEDDGRFKIEAAFLQHGIENIGWRITEADTRKFDNQKLIDRGIRGSLVKELQEKGQLNLDGQTIYLDDVSWIRKGDQFSVVIDTLPCQNAIDIARNATLLLCESTYLEEHKELARLHSHLTAKQAALIAKEANAKQLILTHFSARYQNLKLFEQEARTIFANTFVANDLITFPFTKVNLKS
- a CDS encoding tyrosine recombinase XerC yields the protein MYIAACYQFLEHLKVVKNASEHTIRNYAIDLNLFKNYQEKQIFAESKLEHISPKICARESYQQRQSCHDGILKLEDIDRKTIRGFLAWLSANQQNKRTIARRLSSLRSFFRYLQTQNLIQINPTEELESPKLNKKLPVSLSYEQVSLLFEQPDTTSYLGFRDRTIMELFYSSGLRVSELVSLDRQDFDYSNLTIKLKGKGKKQRLIPITKNAAKWIQSYLLHIERYQNLETHSAESDSNAIFLNKWGTRLTTRSVDRKFDLYLTKSGLAGKVTPHTIRHTIATHWLENGMDLKTIQLLLGHRSLSTTTIYTQVSTKLKQKVYADAHPRA
- a CDS encoding tetratricopeptide repeat-containing glycosyltransferase, with amino-acid sequence MIVKNEKEVITRCLASVKPLIDYWVIVDTGSTDGTQDIIKQFMQDIPGELHERPWKNFAHNRTEALKLASKKTDYLLFIDADETFTYEPNFKLPELKKDFYFVQTNFNDTSYFRTLIINNHLNWKWVGVLHELLQATPNTVDCEILPGITNIVRTDGARSKDPQKYQKDAAILEEAFLEEPHNLRYAFYLAQTYKDAGMKEKAITAYNKRIALGGWDEEIFWSLLQIGLLHESLHANPKTIIESYLQAYLYRPTRAEPLYRLAQYYRLSENYLKGYQTAAQGLPLRNSPDLLFVEKWIYDWGLLLEYSICAYWIGKYEEALLASYAMLAQARLPENVRECVERNLVWINLKLKESASQINLVKSILKTSLETKSEAQEKKP
- a CDS encoding ABC-F family ATP-binding cassette domain-containing protein codes for the protein MITLSKISKNFGSRVLFEDVTITFNAGNRYGLTGPNGAGKTTLLKIIMGFEEATSGTVTLPNRVGILRQNIEAFKNEKVVDTVIMGNKRLWDAIKERDSLYEVEMSDDVGMRLGELEGIIAEEDGYSAEANAEEFLAGMGILNEYFNEKMHAVPTDIQFRVLLCQALFGEPQALLLDEPTNHLDLDSIGWLEKFLHNYKGTLVVISHDRHFLNSVTTHIADIDYETIIIYPGNYDEMVVAKTSVRERADADAKSKEKKISQLREFVARFGAGTRASQVQSRLREIERLQPQDLKKSNIQRPYIRFIPTEKAPGKILLKVEEISKSYDNTPVIKHFSMELDRGDKIGIIGSNGRGKTTLLKMLAQVLRPDNGQVELGHQVLISYFPQEHSDIVEKKGQKTAFDWLKERRPGIYDQEIRSVMGKLLFGGDDAFKPVATLSGGETARLILAGMLLSEHNLIILDEPNNHLDLEAVSALGWGLAEYKGTVVVASHDRDLISTVANKIIAFEPDGIHFFEGNLEEYLLHKSHS
- a CDS encoding adenylyltransferase/cytidyltransferase family protein, yielding MSKTIELVPWSIAYKQKVIVPEELNQKITSLRSNEAVIVTLNGSFDLLHAGHLQIIYEASQLGDVLIVALNSDESIKRYKNPNRPLISLEYRLQMMAALEFVNFVTWFEEMDPCHLLSKIKPNIHVNGSEYGHQCIEAETVCQNGGKIHIVPLMPGLSTSSIIKKIQGLI
- a CDS encoding methionine ABC transporter ATP-binding protein; the encoded protein is MKNYLIEIKKLSKNFLHSSSQHSTYALKDIDLAIPAGCIYGIIGMSGAGKSTLLRCINGLEAPSKGDILIEGKSLFQKNPAALRAIRQKMGMVFQHFQLFSSRTVAENIAYPMEIGFISQVFQEERINQLLNLVGLEQKKEIYPTSLSGGEKQRVGIARALANHPHILLCDEPTSALDPKTTRSILQLLAELNQKFGLTIIIITHQLETVKQICHRVAVLSEGEIVEEGEVKQVFIRPQHQATRHLLHLDGDQIPVDLIQQRNPDKLLVRLGFEGNQAKEPIISQLIKQFDIEVNILSGGLDYLQKTIVGNLFVEISGLPQNIQKAQAFLKSKQIICEIIL
- a CDS encoding methionine ABC transporter permease, whose amino-acid sequence is MKHNQILLAFSLIPIEFWNTLYMVFCSAVLAMLFGIPLGVVLTITDKGHLKENHWLHEILGWIVNIGRSFPFAILMVALIPFTRWIVGTSLGTTASIIPLTIAATPFLARLIESSLKEIDKGIIEAALVMGSTPIQIILKVLLPEALASIVLGMTTTIINLVGYSAMAGTMGGGGLGKIAIQYGYQRFNVFLMTITVILLILLVQAIQASGHAIARNINRKRGKGLNK
- a CDS encoding MetQ/NlpA family ABC transporter substrate-binding protein, which gives rise to MKKYLKKISGAFYPALLVALVALSSCSRSSKTQLEVAATSVPHAEILEFIKPELKEQGINLSIITVDDYHTPNRALQDKEVDANFFQHLPFLEAQIADFGYQLEPLVAVHLEPMGLYSQKLKSLKKMKNGLTLAIPSDPSNQARALAMLQQLGFIRLKKTDAMSSVFDIIYNTYHLKFIEIDSPLLARSLNDVDLAAITTNFALQAGLSPQKDALALEDKNSQFVNVVAVRAGETNRKDLQILKQVLTSEKVKDFIESHYRGAVIPAF
- a CDS encoding rhomboid family intramembrane serine protease; protein product: MRIIGILEDEKKGLTFSSFLHQKEIAHQLEMEPNYDWGSADYGSSQCKIWIHDEDQVEQAIQWLTHFKENPSDPIFHFVQPISSSSFSPSPISNPEIEPSSTRKTHGWETATMGWITRSFLILCSILFATTQLIKPSVPIPANTSVVSLVSSPIDQTLLYDYPLFYELINRFIDMYGYEGLKDPTNLTLEAQILLQKIHHTPFWKGFYEEIFVKNRVENALKGDLAPPLFEKIREGQIWRLFSPALLHGDIFHLFFNMLWLMVLGKQLELRLKASRYLLFILITGIFSNTSQYLMSGSNFVGFSGILCAMLTFIWIRQNQTPWEGYQLDRLSFSFMMFFIIGMALLQLVSLFLEKFFQIEIAPHIANTAHLSGALIGIILGRLDFFSWSHS